A region of Colletotrichum higginsianum IMI 349063 chromosome 10, whole genome shotgun sequence DNA encodes the following proteins:
- a CDS encoding Copper fist DNA binding domain-containing protein yields the protein MPLINGQKMACEPCIRGHRSTKCTHANERLMVPPGRPLSTCPHPPARGCGCGSVTAAIPRKQKCGCGSSNGTPTTESPGLVKAESPASDVPPMSPTKAPAASFRVQKTAAKSASRKQSFDPANLERMDAANINLLPPYDMAQSNHIPQASVAAMPPIPSPRPTMEYGAMPIMPGVNSVNGVNGTYHHPIMYPMFTQQMTAPMFPHGPPMSMSRTNGAASATSTSKPAPPPAPVVATNGGSCCSGKANGAVKPTPPPPSLTSTSTGGSCCSAPSKAEGTSTQPSSVSSSPKTQPKPKTGGCCSNKAPTIDTNVGTNGHHISNDHMSPSSAIAMSPFQTPIGMPQGMYQSYFQPTIFTYPPQYGSFMSPLQPEQWKQTMEALQYGQPMPQPAAYAMPPNPLYTPNGTASTIPESTSHTCGCGDGCQCVGCAAHPYNDATQDYVRSAYFSMQEDSYGVTNGANGANGHSESVVANGTGVHTSGDAGGSPPAPQTPSDAASGLSEEQALSASDFFFVTYPFSGEGCAGETLSCPCGDDCQCLGCSIHNNSPVPES from the exons ATGCCGCTCATCAACGGACAGAAGATGGCCTG CGAGCCATGCATTCGTGGTCACCGTTCCACGAAATGCACTCACGCGAATGAGCGTTTAATGGTCCCC CCCGGCCGCCCGCTGAGCACATGTCCTCATCCGCCTGcccgcggctgcggctgcggcagtGTGACGGCCGCCATCCCGAGGAAGCAGAAGTGCGGCTGCGGCTCGAGCAACGGCACGCCCACCACCGAGTCGCCGGGCCTCGTCAAGGCAGAGTCGCCCGCGAGCGATGTTCCGCCCATGTCCCCAACCAAggcccccgccgcctccttccgAGTCCAGAAGACGGCCGCCAAGTCTGCCAGTCGCAAGCAGTCCTTCGACCCGGCCAACCTCGAGAGGATGgacgccgccaacatcaatCTCCTGCCGCCGTACGACATGGCGCAGTCGAACCATATCCCCCAAgccagcgtcgccgccatgccGCCCATCCCCTCCCCGAGACCGACAATGGAGTATGGCGCTATGCCCATCATGCCCGGCGTCAACAgcgtcaacggcgtcaaCGGCACCTATCATCACCCCATCATGTACCCTATGTTCACCCAGCAGATGACCGCCCCCATGTTCCCCCACGGCCCTCCCATGTCGATGTCCCGGACGAacggcgccgcctcggcaACCAGTACGTCAAAGCCGGCGCCCCCTCCCGCGCCAGTGGTCGCTACGAACGGAGGTTCCTGCTGTTCAGGCAAGGCCAATGGGGCCGTTAAGCCCACCCCTCCGCCCCCGTCACTCACGAGCACCAGCACCGGAGGCTCGTgctgctcggcgccgagcaaGGCCGAGGGAACCTCAACACAACCTTCGAGTGTCAGCTCGAGCCCAAAGACACAACCGAAACCGAAGACgggcggctgctgctcgaaCAAGGCGCCCACGATAGACACCAACGTAGGGACGAACGGACACCACATATCCAATGACCAcatgtcgccgtcgagcgccatcgccatgtcGCCCTTCCAAACACCAATCGGCATGCCGCAGGGCATGTACCAGTCCTACTTCCAACCAACCATCTTCACCTACCCACCGCAGTACGGATCCTTCATGTCGCCGCTGCAGCCCGAGCAGTGGAAGCAGACGATGGAGGCGCTGCAGTACGGCCAGCCCATGCCGCAGCCTGCGGCGTACGCCATGCCGCCGAACCCGCTCTACACGCCCAACGGCACGGCATCGACAATACCCGAATCGACGTCACACACGtgcggctgcggcgacgGCTGTCAGTGCGTGGGCTGCGCGGCCCACCCTTACAACGACGCGACGCAGGATTATGTGCGGTCTGCCTATTTCAGCATGCAAGAAGACTCTTACGGAGTGACAAACGGAGCTAACGGTGCAAACGGACACTCGGAGTCTGTCGTGGCAAACGGAACCGGAGTCCATACGAGTGGAGACGCTGGCGGCTCTCCGCCCGCGCCGCAGACGCCTTCGGATGCTGCGTCGGGGCTGAGTGAAGAACAGGCGCTCTCGGCCAGtgacttcttcttcgtcactTACCCCTTCAGCGGGGAGGGATGCGCGGGTGAGACATTGTCATGTCCCTGCGGGGACGACTGCCAGTGCCTCGGCTGCTCGATTCACAACAACTCGCCGGTCCCCGAGTCATGA
- a CDS encoding coatamer subunit protein, translated as MSSAKDLVEFPDVEAKLQKPSKQSAFEKQRAEAEAKRAREAAETAAVYEDFVKSFDHDDDDAAASTGRFGSMPSQRHPPKAPGFGGGAPLGAVAASKRHFGAPALKSGPGSLGFVPGSKSGPGSLGPPLGSFGRKRAFDAFRQEKDRDGRLGFEEREEPMSVARVFNHSDDEDEGNSDSRAEEMAVARPTLRLSQLPPGTSPAFIKSLIPTNLTVDNVKILPPVGPSGTERKCAVAIVTLSQDTAATDIDAAVSSLQNRYLGYGFNLSLHRHLSSAVVTAAASTLGGTSAGSQPFGAKPVSQQTAPGSAAPQHAFHRGFAPPTSYAPAGGGPINRSSILHVPVKPPNDIKMLQLINKTIESVLEHGVEFEALLMSRPEVQREDKWAWIWNARSEGGIWYRWRLWEIVTGASSRSNKGRYLPLFDGSHAWKAPEKGLPYEFVTRIDEFVSDSEYNSSDDEDFDGDNRENQNQGPEAEATFLNPLDKAKLTHLLSRLPSTLSKIRKGDIARVTTFALTHASRGAEEVVDMIVSNVEKPFALTAANPEFQSNTKEKTRQEDDSEPPLPESEEKADKEGLDTSGPSLVGLYVVSDVLSASSSSGIQRAWRYRQMFEGVLKERKTFEGLGLMAERLNWGRMRAEKWKRSVGLVLGLWEGWCVFPTDSQELFASSFDNPPSSKTQEQIEDDAAKKGKWKLVEAFTPSVDVATSTAAAAAAAAATSTPDKTASKRTSVDKNDDVEGEPMDEEDVAGEPMEEDDVMGEPMSEEDVEGEPMADDDVEGEPMEEDDENGDAGEPAKGQPTAAKSSKEEEIAEDGDTGETHATGRLQLSTKPKAQARKRMRAVDMFADSGESDEGK; from the coding sequence ATGTCGTCGGCcaaggacctcgtcgagttTCCCGACGTGGAGGCGAAGCTCCAAAAACCTTCCAAGCAATCCGCCTTCGAGAAACAGAGGGCCGAAGCAGAAGCAAAAAGGGCCCGAGAGGCTGCCGAGACAGCTGCAGTATACGAGGATTTCGTCAAGAGCTTCGAtcacgacgatgacgacgccgccgccagcaccgGCCGATTTGGCTCCATGCCTTCCCAAAGACACCCTCCGAAGGCTCCTGGCTTTGGTGGCGGCGCACCGCTAGGCGCAGTCGCAGCGTCCAAACGACACTTTGGTGCACCCGCCCTGAAGAGTGGTCCCGGAAGCCTGGGTTTCGTTCCCGGCTCGAAGAGCGGCCCGGGGAGTTTGGGGCCTCCGCTAGGGTCGTTTGGAAGGAAGAGAGCGTTCGATGCATTCCGACAAGAGAAAGACAGAGACGGCAGGCTTGGATTCGAGGAGCGAGAGGAACCCATGTCGGTCGCTAGAGTATTCAACCAcagcgatgacgaggacgagggaaACTCTGACTCGAGAGCCGAGGAGATGGCAgtggcgaggccgacgttgCGCCTATCTCAGCTGCCGCCGGGGACGTCACCCGCCTTCATAAAGTCGTTGATACCAACAAACCTGACGGTCGATAACGTCAAAATCTTGCCTCCTGTGGGGCCCTCTGGCACGGAGAGAAAGTGCGCCGTGGCCATCGTCACATTGTCGCAGGACACTGCAGCAACAGACATCGACGCAGCGGTCAGCTCGCTCCAAAACCGCTACCTTGGCTACGGCTTCAACCTTTCACTACACCGTCACCTTTCCTCGGCCGTGGTGACCGCCGCGGCATCTACGCTTGGTGGTACGTCTGCCGGATCGCAGCCTTTTGGCGCCAAACCCGTCTCGCAGCAGACGGCACCGGGCAGCGCGGCCCCGCAACATGCTTTCCATCGGGGGTTTGCACCGCCGACTTCTTACGCCCCCGCCGGTGGAGGACCCATTAACCGAAGCAGCATCCTACATGTACCCGTCAAGCCGCCAAACGACATCAAGATGCTCCAGCTCATCAATAAAACCATTGAATCGGTCCTTGAGCACGGGGTTGAGTTCGAGGCGCTGCTGATGAGCCGTCCCGAGGTTCAGCGCGAGGACAAGTGGGCATGGATTTGGAATGCCCGTAGCGAAGGAGGTATCTGGTACCGTTGGCGACTGTGGGAAATCGTCACAGGGGCCTCTTCTCGCAGTAACAAGGGAAGATATTTGCCGCTGTTCGACGGAAGTCACGCTTGGAAGGCTCCGGAGAAGGGCCTGCCATACGAGTTCGTCACCCGCATTGACGAGTTCGTGTCGGACTCGGAGTACAACTCctcagacgacgaggatTTTGACGGAGACAATCGCGAGAACCAAAACCAAggccccgaggccgaggccaccTTCTTGAACCCTCTCGACAAAGCCAAGCTTACCCACCTCTTGTCTCGACTACCCTCCACGTTATCTAAGATACGGAAGGGAGACATCGCCCGTGTCACGACCTTTGCTCTCACACACGCAAGCCGGGGCGCTGAAGAGGTCGTCGACATGATCGTCTCGAATGTCGAGAAGCCCTTCGCACTAACGGCGGCTAATCCGGAGTTTCAGTCCAATACCAAAGAGAAGACCAGACAGGAAGACGATTCCGAACCACCGTTGCCCGAGTCGGAAGAGAAGGCCGACAAGGAGGGACTCGACACCAGCGGCCCAAGCCTCGTGGGTCTATACGTTGTCAGCGACGTgctgtcggcgtcgtctAGCAGCGGCATACAGCGCGCCTGGCGATATCGACAGATGTTTGAAGGGGTGCTTAAAGAACGCAAAACCTTTGAGGGTCTTGGCCTGATGGCGGAGAGACTGAACTGGGGCCGAATGCGGGCCGAAAAGTGGAAGCGTAGTGTCGGGCTCGTTCTCGGCCTCTGGGAGGGATGGTGTGTGTTCCCGACGGATAGTCAGGAGCTGTTCGCCAGCAGTTTCGACAACCCGCCATCCTCTAAGACACAGGAGCAAATCGAAGACGATGCAGCAAAGAAGGGCAAATGGAAGCTAGTCGAGGCCTTCACGCCAAGTGTCGATGTTGccacctccaccgccgccgctgctgccgccgccgctgccaccaGCACCCCTGACAAGACGGCATCAAAGCGGACGTCGGTTGACAAAAatgatgatgtcgaaggCGAGCCAatggacgaagaagacgtcgCTGGCGAACCCatggaagaggacgacgtcaTGGGTGAACCAATGAGCGAAGAGGATGTGGAGGGAGAACCCATGGcggacgacgatgtcgaagGAGAGCcgatggaggaggatgatgagaATGGTGACGCAGGTGAACCAGCGAAGGGCCAACCAACAGCAGCCAAGTCCAGTAAGGAGGAGGAAATAGCAGAGGATGGGGACACTGGTGAAACGCATGCAACCGGGCGGTTACAGCTATCGACTAAGCCGAAGGCTCAGGCCAGGAAACGGATGAGAGCGGTGGATATGTTTGCTGACTCTGGGGAATCCGATGAGGGCAAGTAG
- a CDS encoding Calmodulin yields MAAASGLTEEQKAQYKEVFDLFDKDGTGDITAQELGEVMRSLGLNPSDTELNDMVNEVDADNNGTIDFNEFLNLMAQKVQIGDAEEELKNAFKVFDRDGSGTISAEELRHVLTSLGENMTPAEIDEMIQMADKDGDGSIDYDEFASIMMRE; encoded by the exons ATG GCCGCTGCATCTGGGTTGACTGAAGAGCAAAAGGCGCAATACAAGGAGGTGTTTGACCTCTTC GACAAGGATGGGACTG GTGACATCACCGCCcaggagctgggcgaggtCATGAGGTCCCTGGGCCTCAACCCAAGCGACACAGAGCTGAACGACATGGtcaacgaggtcgacgccgacaacaACGGCACCATCGACTTCAACG AATTCCTCAACCTGATGGCCCAAAAGGTCCAGATTGGCGATGCTGAGGAAGAACTCAAGAACGCTTTCAAGGTGTTTGAccgcgacggcagcggcaccaTCTCCGCCGAAGAGCTGCGTCACGTCTTGACCTCGCTAGGCGAGAACATGACCCCGGCCGAGATTGACGAGATGATTCAAATGGCCGACAAGGACGGTGACGGGTCGATTGACT ATGATGAGTTTGCCTCGATCATGATGCGGgaataa